One region of Quercus lobata isolate SW786 chromosome 2, ValleyOak3.0 Primary Assembly, whole genome shotgun sequence genomic DNA includes:
- the LOC115973881 gene encoding uncharacterized protein LOC115973881 has product MFNEIEGDYEDVVISTFKAGLLVEHDLRKSLTGKPITSVRQLMDRIDKYKRVEENQLQGKGKAKVILQERRDFRSDCFNNNRPRKDFVGQPGSTNTQVINAVFREPVQQVLEKIKNESFFKWPNKMVGDPMRCNQNLYCQYHQDHGHTTENCRNL; this is encoded by the coding sequence atgtttaacgaaatagaaGGAGACTATGAAGATGTGGTCATTAGTACTTTCAAGGCTGGCCTCCTAGTCGAGCATGATTTGAGGAAATCTCTAACTGGTAAGCCTATTACCAGTGTGCGTCAACTTATGGATCGgattgacaaatacaaaagaGTAGAAGAAAACCAACtgcaggggaaaggaaaggccaaggtGATCCTCCAGGAGAGGAGAGATTTCAGGTCGGACTGTTTCAATAATAATCGACCTCGGAAAGACTTTGTTGGGCAGCCAGGATCTACCAACACCCAGGTGATTAATGCTGTGTTTCGAGAACCAGTACAACAGGTGTTGGAGAAGATTAAAAACGAGTCATTCTttaaatggccgaacaagatggtaGGAGATCCTATGAGGTGTAATCAAAACCTTTACTGCCAgtatcatcaagaccatggaCACACTACCGAGAATTGCAGAAACTTGTGA